Proteins encoded by one window of Myxococcales bacterium:
- a CDS encoding zinc ribbon domain-containing protein gives MPIYEYTCSQCNAHVEKIQRFTDAPLKTCPHCGGPLHKKVSLSAFQLKGSGWYVTDYAGKKSFNQTAGENGNGNGNGNGHHKPDAGKTESGESKDATKTTAPAGSEKTPTTDH, from the coding sequence ATGCCGATTTACGAATATACTTGCTCCCAATGCAACGCACACGTGGAAAAAATCCAGCGGTTCACCGATGCTCCGTTGAAAACCTGCCCGCACTGCGGCGGCCCGCTGCATAAAAAAGTCAGCCTGTCGGCCTTCCAACTCAAAGGTAGCGGCTGGTACGTCACCGACTACGCCGGCAAGAAAAGCTTCAACCAAACCGCCGGCGAAAACGGCAACGGCAATGGCAACGGCAACGGCCATCACAAGCCCGACGCCGGGAAAACCGAATCCGGCGAATCGAAGGACGCGACGAAAACCACCGCCCCGGCCGGCTCCGAGAAAACGCCGACCACCGATCATTAA